From Streptomyces durmitorensis, a single genomic window includes:
- a CDS encoding DUF1648 domain-containing protein, whose protein sequence is MTRMTRMTRTSGGARIVLLAALPFVLGLVADLAVYATVRDQLPDRLARHFGADGEADGYVGHGGFLAMLVAVFVVLGAVSVFVVLRSDFATYRRGLRGLLAVVYATAAFLAWPMGASLVANRGTADGAAAVFPLWHLAVAVGIAALAAGAGAGLARCVPLSDARSPLGADAQGGADRIDLGHNEIAGWVRRTGSWMLSGLGVALATAGIVTVWLTDEGWLTPLSLFVPGLLIASFARACVAVDRRGLTVSPGLVPWPRIRLPLDRIESADTDTRRVNALADYGGWGYRIVPGRSGVIMRSGEALVVRRANGKDFAVTVEDSATAAALLNTLVDRVDQTGQAGRAGQAGQAGQAGQADGADRGTAPQDGWR, encoded by the coding sequence ATGACCCGCATGACCCGCATGACCCGCACATCCGGTGGCGCCCGCATCGTGCTGCTCGCCGCGCTCCCCTTCGTGCTCGGCCTGGTGGCCGACCTGGCGGTGTACGCGACCGTCCGTGATCAACTGCCCGACCGGCTGGCCCGGCACTTCGGCGCCGACGGGGAAGCGGACGGCTACGTCGGGCACGGCGGGTTCCTCGCGATGCTCGTCGCGGTGTTCGTCGTGCTCGGCGCGGTCAGCGTCTTCGTCGTGCTCCGGAGCGATTTCGCCACCTACCGGCGCGGGCTCCGGGGGCTCCTCGCCGTCGTGTACGCGACGGCCGCGTTCCTGGCCTGGCCGATGGGTGCGAGCCTCGTGGCCAACCGCGGCACCGCCGACGGCGCGGCGGCGGTGTTCCCCCTGTGGCACCTCGCTGTCGCGGTCGGCATCGCCGCGCTCGCGGCGGGCGCGGGGGCAGGGCTCGCGCGGTGCGTGCCGCTGTCCGACGCGCGCTCGCCCCTCGGCGCGGACGCTCAAGGGGGCGCGGACCGCATCGACTTGGGGCACAACGAGATCGCCGGATGGGTGCGGCGGACGGGCTCCTGGATGCTGAGCGGGTTGGGCGTCGCGCTGGCGACCGCGGGCATCGTCACCGTGTGGCTGACGGACGAAGGCTGGCTGACGCCGCTGTCCCTGTTCGTCCCGGGCCTCCTGATCGCCTCCTTCGCGCGGGCCTGCGTCGCCGTGGACCGGCGCGGGCTCACGGTGTCGCCGGGGCTTGTCCCGTGGCCGCGCATCCGGCTGCCCCTCGACCGCATCGAGAGCGCGGACACGGACACCCGCAGGGTCAACGCCCTCGCGGACTACGGGGGTTGGGGCTACCGCATCGTCCCCGGACGGTCCGGCGTCATCATGCGCTCGGGCGAGGCGCTGGTCGTCCGGCGGGCGAACGGCAAGGACTTCGCCGTCACGGTCGAGGACTCCGCGACGGCCGCCGCGCTCCTCAACACGCTGGTGGACCGGGTGGACCAGACAGGTCAGGCGGGCCGGGCGGGCCAGGCGGGCCAGGCGGGCCAGGCGGGTCAGGCGGATGGGGCAGACCGTGGCACCGCGCCCCAGGACGGGTGGCGCTGA
- a CDS encoding GNAT family N-acetyltransferase yields MGVVIRRAGESDRADVVRLLDEAFRDDPVSSWVFPGDEHRRRRHGALMEAFLDLSLSQGFVDITEDGTAVALWWSVPAGEQEGGEEGPAQLQAAVDPDNARIEEIGRLTGEAHPTDRAHQYLHMIGVSPERQGEGLGSALIGAVLDRCDREGLHAYLEASSTRSRALYTRLGFECTGNAIELPDGPHLWPMWREPRSSAMDCGDPGRFA; encoded by the coding sequence GTGGGCGTAGTGATCCGGAGGGCCGGGGAGAGCGACAGAGCGGACGTGGTCCGGTTGCTCGACGAGGCGTTCCGGGACGATCCGGTGAGCAGCTGGGTCTTCCCCGGCGATGAGCACCGCCGGCGCAGGCACGGCGCCCTGATGGAAGCTTTTCTCGATCTCTCGCTGAGCCAGGGCTTCGTCGACATCACGGAGGACGGCACGGCCGTCGCGCTGTGGTGGTCCGTCCCCGCGGGCGAGCAGGAGGGCGGCGAGGAGGGGCCCGCGCAGCTCCAGGCTGCCGTCGACCCGGACAACGCGCGCATCGAGGAGATCGGGCGGCTGACGGGCGAGGCGCACCCGACCGACCGGGCCCACCAGTATCTGCACATGATCGGCGTCAGCCCCGAGCGGCAGGGCGAGGGGCTCGGCTCGGCACTGATCGGCGCCGTGCTCGACCGGTGCGACCGCGAGGGTCTGCACGCCTATCTGGAGGCGAGCAGCACCCGCAGTCGTGCGCTGTACACACGGCTCGGATTCGAATGCACCGGAAATGCCATCGAACTCCCGGACGGCCCGCACCTCTGGCCGATGTGGCGGGAGCCGCGGTCTTCCGCGATGGACTGTGGCGACCCGGGCCGATTCGCTTAA
- a CDS encoding N-acetylmuramoyl-L-alanine amidase, with translation MAPPMSAGRFLDILRDEGATVVEVGDWEHHNRNHKGPWGPVHGVMIHHTVTSGSQRTVELCRDGHPSLPGPLCHGVITKDGRVHLVGYGRANHAGLGDDDVLRAVVAEKRLPPDNEANTDGNRHFYGFECENLGDGEDPWPDEQLEAIERVSAAICRHHGWTERSVIGHLEWQPGKVDPRGFTMDAMRERIGERLK, from the coding sequence ATGGCCCCACCCATGTCTGCGGGCAGGTTCCTCGACATCCTCAGAGACGAAGGTGCGACAGTCGTCGAAGTCGGCGACTGGGAGCATCACAACCGCAACCACAAGGGGCCGTGGGGCCCCGTGCACGGCGTGATGATCCACCACACGGTCACATCGGGCAGCCAGCGGACGGTGGAGCTCTGCCGCGACGGGCACCCCTCGCTGCCCGGCCCGCTCTGCCACGGCGTCATCACCAAGGACGGCCGCGTCCACCTCGTCGGGTACGGCCGCGCCAACCACGCGGGCCTGGGCGACGACGACGTCCTGCGCGCCGTCGTCGCCGAGAAGAGGCTCCCGCCGGACAACGAGGCGAACACCGACGGAAACCGCCACTTCTACGGCTTCGAGTGCGAGAACCTCGGCGACGGCGAGGATCCGTGGCCCGACGAGCAGCTGGAGGCGATCGAGAGGGTCTCGGCAGCCATCTGCCGCCACCACGGCTGGACCGAACGCTCGGTGATCGGCCACCTGGAGTGGCAGCCGGGCAAGGTGGACCCCCGGGGCTTCACCATGGACGCGATGCGGGAACGCATCGGGGAACGTCTCAAGTAG
- a CDS encoding Na+/H+ antiporter: MDVLPLVALIAASAAVAGAARWTPVPAPLLLVAVGLVAAYVPGVPDYHLDPHIVLPLILPPLLHTAALESSYLDLRANIRPVALLSVGYTLFATLAVGWLAYLLIPDLPLTAALVLGAVIAPPDAVAATAIARKVGLPSRITTILQGESLVNDATAITAYKVALAAAVGEGASWAGGIREFLVAAVGGVGVGLILMVPIHWLRRHMKEAMLQNTLSLLIPFVAYAAAEQVGASGVLAVVVVALFLGHRSWEVDFETRLQEAAVWKVVAFILESAVFALIGLQLPLVIEGLGEYSGVQVAWYALGVFFFVVLARFVWSYPATYLPRILSTRIRERESDMDWRRPLIVSWAGMRGVVSLAIAFSIPLVMDDGEPFPARNLVLFLTFTTVIGTLVVQGLSLPWLIRVLKLPGRDAQAQTLAEAQAQNAASQAAERRVDELMEDERNCLPQPLQDRLRTVLERRRNSVWERLGQPNPVTGESADDTYRRLAREAIAAEREVFVKMRDERRIDDEMMRTLLRKLDLEEAAAYREVED, encoded by the coding sequence ATGGACGTACTGCCCCTGGTGGCGCTGATCGCGGCGAGTGCCGCGGTGGCCGGAGCCGCGCGCTGGACGCCGGTGCCCGCACCGCTGCTGCTCGTCGCGGTCGGGCTCGTCGCCGCCTACGTGCCGGGGGTCCCGGACTACCACCTGGACCCGCACATCGTGCTGCCGCTGATCCTGCCGCCCCTGCTGCACACCGCGGCCCTGGAGAGCTCGTACCTGGATCTGCGCGCCAACATCAGACCCGTGGCGCTGCTCTCGGTCGGGTACACGCTGTTCGCGACCCTCGCCGTCGGCTGGCTCGCGTATCTGCTGATCCCCGACCTGCCGCTGACCGCCGCGCTGGTCCTCGGCGCGGTGATCGCGCCGCCGGACGCGGTGGCGGCCACGGCCATCGCGCGGAAGGTGGGCCTGCCGTCGCGGATCACCACGATCCTTCAGGGCGAGTCGCTGGTGAACGACGCGACCGCGATCACCGCCTACAAGGTCGCCCTGGCGGCGGCGGTCGGCGAGGGCGCCAGCTGGGCGGGCGGGATCAGGGAGTTCCTGGTGGCCGCGGTCGGCGGGGTCGGTGTCGGACTGATCCTCATGGTGCCGATCCACTGGCTGCGCCGGCACATGAAGGAGGCGATGCTCCAGAACACCCTCTCCTTGCTGATCCCCTTCGTCGCGTACGCCGCCGCCGAGCAGGTCGGCGCCTCCGGAGTCCTCGCCGTGGTCGTCGTCGCCCTGTTCCTGGGGCACCGCTCCTGGGAGGTCGACTTCGAGACGCGGCTCCAGGAGGCCGCCGTGTGGAAGGTGGTCGCGTTCATCCTGGAGTCGGCGGTCTTCGCGCTGATCGGCCTGCAACTGCCGCTCGTGATCGAAGGGCTCGGCGAGTACAGCGGCGTACAGGTGGCCTGGTACGCGCTGGGGGTCTTCTTCTTCGTCGTGCTCGCGCGCTTCGTGTGGTCGTATCCGGCGACCTATCTGCCGAGGATCCTGTCGACGCGCATCAGGGAGCGGGAGAGCGACATGGACTGGCGGCGGCCGCTGATCGTCAGCTGGGCCGGGATGCGCGGCGTGGTGTCGCTGGCGATCGCCTTCTCGATCCCGCTCGTCATGGACGACGGTGAGCCGTTCCCCGCGCGCAACCTCGTGCTGTTCCTGACCTTCACCACGGTGATCGGCACGTTGGTCGTGCAGGGCCTCTCGCTGCCCTGGCTGATCCGGGTCCTGAAGCTGCCGGGGCGGGACGCGCAGGCTCAGACGCTCGCGGAGGCGCAGGCGCAGAACGCCGCCTCGCAGGCCGCGGAGCGGCGGGTGGACGAACTCATGGAGGACGAGCGCAACTGCCTCCCACAGCCCCTCCAGGACCGTCTGCGGACCGTCCTGGAGCGACGGCGCAACTCCGTGTGGGAACGGCTCGGTCAACCCAACCCGGTGACGGGGGAGTCGGCGGACGACACCTACCGCCGGCTCGCCCGTGAGGCGATCGCCGCCGAGCGGGAGGTGTTCGTGAAGATGCGGGACGAGCGGCGCATCGACGACGAGATGATGCGGACGCTGCTGCGGAAGCTGGACCTGGAGGAGGCCGCGGCCTACCGGGAGGTCGAGGACTGA
- a CDS encoding UBP-type zinc finger domain-containing protein, giving the protein MNECPHVAALPHPEPAPLSETCLECLAVGSHPVQLRLCLDCGHVGCCDSSPFQHATAHFKDTGHAVMRTFEPGESWRWCFVDGSIV; this is encoded by the coding sequence ATGAACGAGTGCCCGCATGTCGCAGCGCTGCCGCACCCCGAGCCCGCGCCGCTGAGCGAGACCTGCCTCGAGTGCCTGGCGGTCGGCAGTCACCCGGTGCAACTGCGCCTCTGTCTGGACTGCGGGCATGTGGGCTGCTGCGACTCCTCGCCCTTCCAGCACGCGACGGCACACTTCAAGGACACCGGACACGCGGTGATGAGGACCTTCGAACCGGGTGAGAGCTGGCGTTGGTGCTTCGTCGACGGTTCGATCGTCTGA
- a CDS encoding anti-sigma regulatory factor: MSQIAGEPGNQDFVEVRLPAAGAYLSVLRTATAGLAARLDFTLDEIEDLRIAVDEACAILLQQAVPGSVLSCVFRLVDDSLEVTVSAPTTDGRAPERDTFAWTVLSALAGQVDSTVAEDNTVSISLYKKRGAGPGPA; encoded by the coding sequence GTGTCCCAGATCGCAGGCGAGCCCGGGAATCAGGACTTCGTCGAGGTCCGCCTTCCGGCTGCGGGTGCCTACCTGTCGGTGCTGCGTACGGCCACGGCCGGTCTCGCGGCGCGTTTGGACTTCACTCTCGACGAGATCGAGGACCTCCGCATCGCGGTCGACGAGGCCTGCGCGATCCTGCTTCAACAGGCCGTGCCCGGTTCGGTGCTCAGCTGCGTCTTCCGGCTCGTCGACGACTCCCTGGAAGTGACCGTCTCGGCGCCGACCACTGACGGCCGGGCCCCGGAGCGGGACACCTTCGCCTGGACAGTGCTGTCCGCCCTCGCGGGTCAGGTCGACTCCACCGTGGCCGAGGACAACACCGTCTCGATCAGCCTCTACAAGAAGCGCGGCGCGGGACCCGGGCCGGCGTGA
- a CDS encoding 1-aminocyclopropane-1-carboxylate deaminase/D-cysteine desulfhydrase gives MSTTPPTSPRPRLPSPLQELRDDRFTRHGLTLVLKRDDLIHPDLPGNKYRKLSPNLDAAVAAGHTVLLTFGGAYSNHLRATAAAGRLLGMETIGVVRGDELAERPLNPSLTQCAADGMRLHFIDRATYRRKTDPEVLATLLRATGASHPYVIPEGGSNSLAVQGCTALGEELRGHAHTAAVACGTGGTLAGMAAGLAPDQRALGIPVLKGGFLGPEIRALQERTFGAPTANWYLDERFHFGGYARTPPELTAFANDFEDRHGLPVERVYVAKLLYALTALSEEGAFAPGTQVTAVITATEPAPPAAQSSTSR, from the coding sequence GTGAGCACCACCCCGCCGACCAGCCCGCGCCCCAGGCTCCCGTCCCCGCTCCAGGAGCTCCGGGACGACCGGTTCACGCGGCACGGCCTCACCCTCGTACTCAAGCGGGACGACCTGATCCACCCGGATCTGCCCGGCAACAAATACCGCAAGCTCTCCCCGAACCTGGACGCCGCCGTCGCAGCGGGACACACGGTCCTGCTGACCTTCGGCGGCGCCTACTCCAACCACCTCAGGGCGACCGCCGCGGCGGGCCGCCTCCTCGGCATGGAAACGATCGGCGTGGTCCGCGGCGACGAACTCGCCGAGCGCCCCCTGAACCCGTCACTGACGCAATGCGCCGCCGACGGAATGCGCCTGCACTTCATCGACCGGGCGACGTACCGCAGGAAGACCGACCCGGAGGTCCTGGCCACCCTCCTGCGCGCGACCGGCGCCAGCCATCCCTACGTCATCCCCGAAGGGGGCAGCAACTCCCTTGCCGTGCAGGGCTGCACGGCCCTGGGCGAGGAGCTGCGCGGCCACGCCCACACGGCGGCCGTGGCCTGCGGCACCGGCGGCACCCTGGCCGGAATGGCCGCGGGCCTCGCCCCGGACCAGCGCGCCCTCGGCATACCGGTCCTCAAGGGCGGCTTCCTCGGCCCCGAGATACGGGCGCTGCAAGAGCGGACCTTCGGCGCACCCACCGCCAACTGGTACCTGGACGAACGCTTCCACTTCGGCGGCTACGCCCGTACGCCCCCTGAACTCACCGCGTTCGCAAACGACTTCGAGGACCGGCACGGCCTCCCCGTGGAGCGCGTCTACGTGGCCAAGCTCCTGTACGCGCTGACAGCCCTCTCCGAAGAGGGCGCGTTTGCCCCCGGCACCCAGGTCACCGCGGTGATCACGGCCACGGAGCCCGCGCCCCCCGCGGCTCAGTCCTCGACCTCCCGGTAG
- a CDS encoding family 2B encapsulin nanocompartment shell protein codes for MSVGEEIRTDESKPQQSLGTSAARNLATTTKSAPQMQEISSRWLLRTLPWVQVQGGTYRVNRRLSYSVGDGRVTFVKTGDRVQVIPAELGELPVLRDYDDIEVLGELAQRCQQREIAAGEVITSFGSHADEVFLLAHGRVEKIGTGPYGDDTVLGSLADGAYFGEQALLDPEAIWEHTTRAVTACTVLTLPRQDLEQVAERADSLREHLQRLRSIPAQRTNKFGEAPIDLSAGHVGEAVLPGTYVDYESAPREYELSVAQTVLRIHTRVADLYNQPMNQTEQQLRLTVEALKERQEHELINNREFGLLNNCEYEQRLQPHDGVPSPDDMDELLSRRRGSKLFLAHPRAISAFGRELNKRGLVPETIDMGGHRIPTWRGVPIFPCNKIPVTEARTTSIICMRTGEEEQGVVGLHQTGIPDEIEPSLSVRFMGISEQAIISYLVSTYYSAAVLVPDALGVMENVEIGRWR; via the coding sequence ATGTCGGTAGGCGAAGAGATCCGTACGGACGAGTCCAAGCCGCAGCAGAGCTTGGGCACGTCGGCCGCACGGAACCTGGCCACCACCACCAAGTCCGCGCCGCAGATGCAGGAGATCAGCTCTCGCTGGCTCCTGCGGACGCTGCCGTGGGTGCAGGTGCAGGGCGGTACGTATCGAGTGAACCGGAGGTTGAGTTACTCGGTCGGGGACGGCCGGGTGACGTTCGTGAAGACCGGGGACCGGGTGCAGGTGATCCCCGCGGAGCTCGGCGAGCTGCCGGTCCTGCGGGATTACGACGACATCGAGGTCCTGGGGGAGCTGGCCCAGCGCTGCCAGCAGCGGGAGATCGCGGCGGGCGAGGTCATCACCTCCTTCGGCAGCCACGCCGACGAGGTGTTCCTGCTCGCGCACGGCAGGGTCGAGAAGATCGGCACCGGTCCCTACGGAGACGACACGGTCCTCGGGTCGCTCGCCGACGGCGCCTATTTCGGCGAGCAGGCCCTGCTCGACCCGGAGGCCATCTGGGAGCACACGACGCGCGCGGTGACCGCGTGCACCGTGCTCACACTGCCCCGCCAGGACCTGGAGCAGGTCGCGGAGCGCGCGGACTCGCTGCGCGAGCATCTGCAGCGGCTGCGGTCCATCCCGGCCCAGCGGACGAACAAGTTCGGCGAGGCGCCCATCGACCTCTCCGCCGGACACGTCGGCGAAGCCGTGCTGCCGGGCACCTATGTGGACTACGAGTCGGCACCGCGCGAGTACGAACTGAGCGTCGCCCAGACCGTTCTGCGCATCCACACGCGCGTGGCCGACCTCTACAACCAGCCGATGAACCAGACCGAGCAGCAGCTGCGGCTGACGGTCGAGGCGCTCAAGGAGCGCCAGGAGCACGAGCTGATCAACAACCGCGAGTTCGGGCTGCTCAACAACTGCGAGTACGAACAGCGGCTGCAGCCGCACGACGGCGTGCCGAGCCCGGACGACATGGACGAACTGCTCAGCCGCAGGCGCGGATCGAAGCTCTTCCTGGCCCACCCGCGCGCGATCTCCGCGTTCGGCCGCGAGCTCAACAAGCGCGGGCTCGTCCCGGAGACCATCGACATGGGGGGCCACCGCATCCCCACCTGGCGTGGCGTGCCGATCTTCCCGTGCAACAAGATCCCGGTCACCGAGGCCCGCACCACCTCGATCATCTGCATGCGTACGGGCGAGGAGGAGCAGGGCGTCGTGGGCCTGCACCAGACCGGCATCCCGGACGAGATCGAGCCGAGCCTGTCCGTGCGCTTCATGGGCATCAGCGAGCAGGCGATCATCTCGTACCTGGTGTCGACGTACTACTCGGCGGCGGTGCTCGTGCCAGATGCGCTGGGCGTCATGGAGAACGTCGAGATCGGCCGCTGGCGGTGA
- a CDS encoding family 2 encapsulin nanocompartment cargo protein polyprenyl transferase yields the protein MTDTTTDMTETAQGPAEQGPVEEDEGQEAYETSEAAEILTSARLSVDPELRRAIDSLPGTMRRIALYHFGWEHADGTPAAGHAGKAIRPALVLAAVRALGGDQAVAVRAAAAVELTHNFTLLHDDVIDRDTTRRHRPTAWTVFGEPDAILAGDALQALAQRMLAEDPHPGASAAAARLASCVVELCEGQHADCALERRSPDEVTLDECLAMAEAKTGALLGCACAIGALYAGAGHGAVEALDGFGREAGLAFQLIDDLIGIWGDPGHTGKPARADLAARKKSLPVVAALASGTPAAAELAELYGRPSPGPGKDGDLERMAHAVEAAGGRDWALMHAADRMSRAINQLARAVPAPESAGGLLALAEFVTRRTR from the coding sequence ATGACGGACACGACGACGGACATGACGGAGACGGCACAGGGCCCCGCCGAACAGGGGCCCGTCGAAGAGGACGAGGGGCAGGAGGCGTACGAGACGTCCGAAGCGGCGGAGATCCTGACGTCGGCGCGGCTGAGCGTCGACCCGGAGCTGCGCAGGGCGATCGACTCGCTGCCCGGAACGATGCGCCGCATCGCGCTCTACCACTTCGGCTGGGAACACGCGGACGGCACACCGGCGGCCGGGCACGCGGGCAAGGCGATCAGGCCCGCGCTCGTGCTCGCCGCGGTGCGGGCCCTCGGCGGGGACCAGGCGGTGGCCGTCCGGGCCGCCGCGGCAGTGGAGTTGACCCACAACTTCACCCTGCTGCACGACGACGTCATCGACCGCGACACCACCCGCAGGCACCGGCCCACCGCATGGACCGTGTTCGGCGAACCCGACGCGATCCTGGCCGGTGACGCCCTCCAGGCGCTGGCGCAGCGGATGCTCGCCGAGGACCCGCACCCCGGGGCCTCGGCGGCCGCCGCCCGGCTCGCCTCCTGCGTGGTGGAGCTCTGCGAGGGGCAGCACGCGGACTGCGCCCTGGAACGGCGCAGCCCGGACGAGGTCACGCTCGACGAGTGCCTCGCCATGGCCGAGGCCAAGACGGGGGCGCTGCTCGGCTGCGCCTGTGCGATCGGGGCGCTGTACGCGGGAGCGGGGCACGGCGCGGTGGAGGCGCTCGACGGGTTCGGCCGTGAGGCGGGGCTCGCCTTCCAGCTCATCGACGACCTGATCGGCATCTGGGGCGACCCGGGGCACACGGGCAAGCCGGCCCGTGCCGACCTCGCGGCCCGCAAGAAGTCCCTGCCGGTGGTCGCGGCGCTGGCCTCCGGCACCCCGGCCGCCGCCGAACTGGCCGAGCTGTACGGACGCCCGTCGCCGGGCCCCGGCAAGGACGGCGACCTGGAGCGCATGGCGCACGCGGTCGAGGCCGCGGGCGGCAGGGACTGGGCGCTCATGCACGCGGCCGACCGGATGTCCCGCGCGATCAACCAGCTCGCCCGCGCGGTGCCGGCCCCGGAGTCGGCGGGCGGCCTCCTGGCGCTCGCGGAGTTCGTGACGCGGCGTACGCGCTGA
- a CDS encoding RNA polymerase sigma factor SigF: MRDGEGPVRDEERGTRGLSGRRGGTPTRGREAPSEPAFTGIPEQQARPHPQDPEQPGPSTVADASEQAEPTAQEERAKPSARGGAQRAGYMSEHGEQQHTRHNPQDRSGARAMFIELRELKDGSPEYAELRNRLVRMHLPLVEHLARRFRNRGEPLDDLTQVATIGLIKSVDRFDPERGVEFSTYATPTVVGEIKRHFRDKGWAVRVPRRLQELRLALTTATAELSQLHGRSPTVHELAEKLGISEEEVLEGLESANAYSTLSLDVPDTDDESPAVADTLGAEDEALEGVEYRESLKPLLEDLPPREKRILLLRFFGNMTQSQIAQEVGISQMHVSRLLARTLAQLREKLLVEE, encoded by the coding sequence GTGAGGGACGGGGAGGGGCCGGTGCGGGACGAAGAGCGCGGCACACGTGGTCTGTCCGGTCGTCGGGGAGGAACACCGACGAGGGGGCGCGAGGCTCCGTCGGAGCCGGCGTTCACGGGCATCCCCGAGCAGCAGGCCAGGCCGCACCCTCAGGACCCGGAGCAACCGGGTCCGTCGACTGTGGCCGACGCGTCGGAGCAGGCAGAGCCGACCGCCCAGGAGGAGCGCGCAAAGCCCTCCGCCCGGGGCGGCGCGCAACGGGCGGGATACATGAGCGAACACGGTGAGCAGCAGCACACCCGGCATAATCCGCAGGACCGCAGCGGTGCACGCGCGATGTTCATCGAGCTGCGCGAGCTGAAGGACGGCAGCCCCGAGTACGCGGAGCTGCGCAACCGGCTGGTCCGCATGCACCTGCCGCTCGTCGAGCACCTGGCCCGCCGTTTCCGCAACCGCGGCGAGCCCCTTGACGACCTGACGCAGGTCGCCACCATCGGCCTGATCAAGTCCGTCGACCGCTTCGACCCGGAGCGCGGCGTGGAGTTCTCCACGTACGCGACACCCACGGTCGTCGGCGAGATCAAGCGCCACTTCCGCGACAAGGGCTGGGCGGTCCGGGTCCCGCGGCGCCTCCAGGAGCTGCGGCTCGCCCTGACCACGGCGACCGCCGAGCTGTCCCAGCTGCACGGCCGCTCCCCCACGGTGCACGAGCTCGCCGAGAAGCTGGGCATCTCGGAGGAGGAGGTCCTGGAGGGCCTGGAGTCCGCCAACGCGTACTCCACGCTGTCCCTGGACGTCCCGGACACGGACGACGAGTCCCCGGCGGTCGCGGACACCCTGGGCGCGGAGGACGAGGCCCTGGAGGGCGTCGAGTACAGGGAGTCCCTCAAACCGCTCCTGGAAGACCTTCCACCGCGCGAGAAGCGCATTCTGCTGCTGCGGTTCTTCGGCAACATGACGCAGTCGCAGATCGCACAGGAAGTCGGCATCTCCCAGATGCACGTCTCCCGGCTTCTCGCCCGCACACTCGCGCAGCTGCGCGAGAAGCTCCTCGTCGAGGAGTGA
- a CDS encoding ANTAR domain-containing protein yields the protein MSHDLTRPVSGDTSRERLLAEAFVEVADSLTDDFDVVTFLQSLAVRCVELLGVSAAGIMLAEPQGGLRLEAASGEQTWVLDLFALQQEEGPCLDCFRSGTAHTNIALGGMEAITAWPHFTARALETGYEMAQVLPLRRGDQALGTLNLLQAKPMVLGPDEIALAQALADVAMIAILQRRSLEQSEVERGQLQDALTSRIAIEQAKGVLAERWKCTVDEAFVELRRYARANRLRIAECARRVVEGELDTEGIRRV from the coding sequence ATGTCCCACGATCTGACCCGTCCGGTGTCCGGTGATACGTCCCGCGAACGACTTCTGGCGGAGGCGTTCGTGGAGGTGGCTGACTCCTTGACCGACGATTTCGACGTCGTCACATTCCTGCAGAGCCTGGCCGTGCGCTGCGTGGAACTGCTCGGCGTATCGGCAGCGGGCATCATGTTGGCGGAGCCCCAGGGCGGGTTGCGGCTCGAGGCCGCGTCCGGCGAGCAGACCTGGGTGCTCGATCTGTTCGCCCTTCAGCAGGAAGAGGGGCCGTGCCTGGACTGCTTCCGCTCCGGCACGGCGCACACGAACATCGCCCTCGGCGGCATGGAGGCGATCACCGCCTGGCCGCATTTCACGGCGCGTGCCCTGGAGACCGGCTACGAGATGGCGCAGGTGCTGCCCCTGCGCAGGGGCGACCAGGCCCTCGGCACGCTGAATCTGCTCCAGGCGAAGCCGATGGTCCTCGGCCCGGACGAGATCGCGCTCGCACAGGCCCTCGCGGATGTAGCGATGATCGCGATCCTTCAGCGGCGCTCCCTGGAGCAGAGCGAGGTCGAGCGCGGCCAGTTGCAGGATGCCCTCACCAGCCGGATCGCCATCGAGCAGGCGAAGGGCGTGCTCGCCGAGCGGTGGAAGTGCACGGTCGACGAGGCCTTCGTGGAGCTGCGGCGGTATGCGCGGGCGAACCGGCTGCGGATCGCGGAGTGCGCGCGGCGGGTGGTGGAGGGGGAGCTGGACACGGAGGGAATTCGCCGCGTGTGA